One window from the genome of Mycolicibacterium gadium encodes:
- the mycP gene encoding type VII secretion-associated serine protease mycosin: protein MLRSALAAATAMLAVATVSCPAAGAITPPELDPGAVPPSGAPGPVQPMAQRNPCVATGVLPGSDPGAVNQNSSMLNLSGAWKYSRGDGQLVAVLDTGVRPGPRLPNVDPGGDFVETTDGLVDCDGHGTLVAGLIAGQPGDDDFSGVAPGARILSIRSTSARYAPRDSGEDPVTARVALDVATLARAVVRAADLGARVINISAVTCLPANKTVDQTELGAALRYAAVDKDAVIIAAAGNNKAGLNPGSACPSNPLSDPGRPEDPRNWAGVTEISIPSWWQQYVLSVGSLNSSGTASNFTMAGPWVGIAAPGENITSVGNADGGGLANALPSDQGELFPLNSASFAAAYVSGVAALVRSRFPELTADQVVERLTAGAQGAARAPSNLTGAGLVDAVASLTWDVSAASDVAGEPRPKPVAAPPQPAPPDNTPRTVAFVGTGVLALVAAVTAGVAAQRRKTETK, encoded by the coding sequence ATGCTGCGCAGTGCGCTTGCGGCTGCGACGGCGATGCTGGCCGTCGCGACAGTGAGTTGTCCTGCGGCAGGGGCGATCACGCCGCCCGAACTGGACCCCGGGGCGGTACCGCCTTCGGGGGCGCCGGGTCCCGTACAGCCGATGGCGCAGCGCAACCCGTGCGTCGCCACCGGTGTGCTGCCGGGCAGCGATCCCGGCGCGGTGAACCAGAACTCGTCGATGCTCAACCTTTCCGGGGCGTGGAAATACAGCCGCGGCGACGGGCAACTCGTGGCGGTACTCGACACCGGCGTGCGGCCAGGACCACGCCTGCCGAACGTCGACCCGGGGGGCGACTTCGTGGAAACCACCGACGGTCTGGTGGACTGCGACGGACACGGAACTCTGGTGGCCGGCCTCATCGCCGGACAGCCGGGTGACGACGATTTCTCGGGAGTCGCACCTGGCGCGCGGATCCTGTCGATCCGGTCGACGTCGGCGCGGTACGCACCTCGTGACTCCGGGGAGGATCCCGTCACCGCACGGGTGGCGCTCGACGTCGCAACGCTCGCACGGGCCGTCGTGCGCGCGGCCGATCTCGGTGCCCGCGTCATCAACATCTCGGCGGTGACGTGCCTGCCAGCGAACAAGACCGTCGACCAGACCGAGCTCGGTGCCGCGTTGCGTTACGCAGCGGTCGACAAGGACGCCGTCATCATCGCCGCGGCCGGAAACAACAAGGCCGGACTGAATCCTGGTTCGGCGTGTCCGTCGAATCCGCTGTCGGACCCCGGTCGGCCCGAGGACCCGAGGAACTGGGCGGGCGTCACCGAAATCTCGATCCCGTCGTGGTGGCAGCAGTACGTTCTGTCCGTCGGCTCGTTGAATTCCTCCGGCACGGCTTCGAATTTCACTATGGCCGGCCCGTGGGTGGGCATCGCGGCGCCGGGCGAGAACATCACTTCGGTCGGGAACGCCGACGGTGGCGGGCTCGCCAACGCGCTGCCCAGCGACCAGGGTGAGCTTTTCCCCCTCAACAGCGCAAGTTTTGCCGCGGCGTATGTCTCCGGCGTTGCGGCGTTGGTGCGCAGCCGATTTCCAGAGTTGACCGCCGACCAGGTGGTCGAACGACTGACGGCCGGGGCGCAGGGGGCGGCCCGCGCGCCGTCCAACCTGACCGGCGCCGGGCTCGTCGACGCCGTCGCGTCGTTGACGTGGGACGTCAGCGCCGCGAGCGACGTCGCCGGTGAACCTCGACCCAAACCCGTAGCGGCCCCGCCGCAACCGGCACCACCGGACAACACGCCGCGCACGGTGGCTTTCGTCGGCACCGGTGTGCTGGCGCTGGTCGCCGCCGTCACCGCGGGGGTCGCCGCCCAACGACGAAAGACGGAGACAAAGTGA
- a CDS encoding HNH endonuclease signature motif containing protein, which yields MFDGLVEAATHSRGGAAVGAWARVENAACARRLFATAEELERMWAADGSEEREQWCLDNWGAVAASVAAAQNVSLGVASHQLLIAIGLRERLPRVGEVFAAGAITYRLVSAIVARTRLISDPDTMAKVDTEIAAAVQDWGSLSAHKTETQIDYWVHRYDPAAVRRAEHSARNCHVDIHDPDDGSGVVFIEGRLIVTDAEALDQRLDAMARTVCERDPRTLDQRRAAALGALGHKADRLACLCDHPDCPAKDAQSSAVVVHVIAHEESLTDDTPAQLDGEKPVDPDRKPLSEMTWREALAPTPWTPVIAATPPALVLGRGMLPAPLLAAKIAGSAKIVPIVHPGNTPPEPRYIPSAVLATFVRCRDMTCRFPGCDHPAYGCDIDHTIAYPHGPTQASNLKVLCRKHHLLKTFWGWHDQQHPDGTVIWTCPQGQTYTTYPGSRLLFPTLCRPTAPVRGHRSTPPTTDPARGLAMPRRTTTRAQNRTQAINDERRHNQTLIHTEAEQRARNQHNPGDSPENDCDNTYFPTRPRPPSDHDPAPF from the coding sequence ATGTTCGATGGACTCGTTGAGGCGGCCACCCACAGCCGCGGTGGCGCGGCGGTAGGGGCGTGGGCGCGGGTGGAGAACGCCGCCTGCGCGCGACGGCTGTTCGCGACCGCCGAGGAGCTCGAACGGATGTGGGCCGCCGACGGCTCTGAGGAGCGGGAGCAGTGGTGTCTGGACAACTGGGGTGCGGTCGCGGCGTCGGTAGCCGCCGCGCAGAACGTCTCTTTGGGGGTGGCCTCGCATCAACTGCTCATCGCCATCGGGTTGCGCGAACGGCTCCCGCGGGTGGGTGAGGTGTTCGCCGCCGGGGCGATCACCTACCGGCTGGTGTCCGCGATCGTGGCCCGCACCCGCCTGATCAGCGATCCCGACACGATGGCCAAAGTCGACACCGAGATCGCCGCCGCGGTCCAAGACTGGGGATCGCTGTCAGCGCACAAGACCGAAACCCAGATCGACTACTGGGTGCATCGCTATGACCCCGCCGCGGTACGGCGCGCCGAACACTCCGCCCGCAACTGCCATGTCGACATCCACGACCCCGACGACGGATCAGGTGTGGTGTTCATCGAGGGCCGGCTCATCGTCACCGACGCCGAGGCCCTCGACCAACGGTTGGACGCCATGGCGCGCACGGTGTGCGAGCGCGATCCGCGCACCCTGGACCAGCGCCGCGCCGCGGCACTCGGCGCGCTCGGGCACAAAGCCGACCGGCTGGCCTGCTTATGTGATCACCCCGACTGCCCGGCAAAAGACGCTCAATCCAGCGCGGTGGTGGTCCATGTGATTGCCCACGAGGAGTCACTGACCGACGACACCCCGGCCCAGTTGGACGGCGAAAAACCGGTGGATCCAGATCGCAAACCGCTCTCGGAGATGACCTGGCGCGAAGCCCTCGCCCCGACACCGTGGACACCGGTCATCGCGGCCACCCCACCGGCGCTGGTCCTGGGTCGCGGGATGCTGCCCGCCCCGCTGTTGGCCGCCAAAATCGCGGGTTCGGCGAAGATCGTCCCGATCGTGCATCCGGGCAACACGCCACCCGAGCCGCGCTATATCCCCTCGGCGGTGTTGGCGACGTTTGTGCGGTGCCGCGATATGACGTGCCGGTTCCCGGGCTGCGATCATCCCGCCTATGGCTGCGATATCGACCACACCATCGCCTACCCGCACGGCCCGACACAGGCCTCGAACCTCAAAGTTCTCTGCCGAAAACACCACTTACTCAAAACCTTCTGGGGCTGGCACGACCAACAGCACCCCGACGGCACCGTCATCTGGACGTGCCCGCAGGGCCAGACCTACACCACCTATCCCGGCAGCCGACTGCTGTTCCCCACCCTGTGCCGCCCCACCGCGCCCGTCCGGGGTCACCGCTCCACCCCGCCCACCACCGACCCAGCGCGCGGGCTGGCCATGCCCCGACGCACCACCACCCGAGCCCAGAACCGCACCCAAGCCATCAACGACGAACGCCGACACAACCAAACACTGATCCACACCGAAGCCGAACAACGCGCCCGCAATCAGCACAACCCAGGCGACAGTCCCGAAAACGACTGCGACAACACCTACTTCCCCACCCGGCCACGACCCCCAAGCGACCACGACCCAGCACCATTCTGA
- a CDS encoding sulfatase family protein, translating to MTEPRRDNLLIVHWHDLGRYLGVYGHHDVSSPRLDQLAVEGFLLTHAHATAPLCSPSRGSLFTGRYPQSNGLVGLAHHGWEYRTGIRTLPHLLSEAGWYTALFGMQHETSHPPRLGFDEFDVSNSYCEYVVDRAAHWLTAPPAQPFLLTAGFFETHRPYPRERYEPSDASTVTVPDYLPDTPDIRQDLAEFYGSITVADAAVGRLLDTLAETGLDRTTWVVFMTDHGPALPRAKSTLYDAGTGIAMIVRPPRDAAIGPRLYDELFSGVDLVPTLLGLLGVDIPADVEGISHADNLRHAQTAPARTEVYTTKTYHDSFDPIRAVRTKEYSYIENYAARPLLDLPWDIAESAPGQAVAPLTQSPRPTRELYDLQDDPTEVRNLLGPDASDKAEAIANDLALLLNDWRDKTNDVIPSEFAGTRIAQRYTETYLRIHGPSVISRSAIASQRGIEEEESSRQ from the coding sequence GTGACCGAACCGAGACGAGACAACCTGCTGATCGTGCACTGGCACGATCTGGGCCGCTATCTCGGCGTCTACGGCCACCACGACGTATCCAGCCCGCGGCTCGACCAACTCGCCGTCGAGGGCTTTCTGCTGACCCACGCGCACGCCACCGCTCCGCTGTGCTCTCCATCGCGCGGTTCGCTCTTCACCGGCCGATACCCGCAGAGCAACGGGTTGGTCGGCCTCGCCCACCACGGCTGGGAGTATCGGACGGGCATCCGCACACTCCCCCACCTGCTGTCCGAAGCCGGTTGGTACACCGCACTATTCGGCATGCAACACGAGACGTCACATCCGCCGCGGCTCGGTTTCGACGAATTCGACGTATCGAACTCGTACTGCGAATACGTCGTCGACCGGGCCGCGCATTGGCTCACCGCCCCACCTGCCCAGCCATTCCTTCTCACCGCAGGTTTCTTCGAGACGCACCGCCCCTACCCGCGCGAACGGTACGAACCGTCCGATGCGTCGACGGTCACCGTGCCCGATTACCTGCCCGACACACCTGACATCCGGCAGGACCTCGCCGAGTTCTACGGCTCGATCACCGTCGCCGACGCCGCCGTCGGCCGATTGTTGGACACCCTCGCGGAGACCGGACTCGACCGCACCACCTGGGTGGTGTTCATGACCGACCACGGACCTGCGCTCCCCCGCGCCAAGTCCACTCTGTACGACGCTGGCACCGGGATCGCGATGATCGTGCGGCCACCACGCGACGCGGCGATCGGCCCACGGCTCTACGACGAACTGTTCAGCGGCGTCGATCTGGTGCCAACGCTGCTCGGTCTGCTCGGCGTGGACATCCCGGCCGACGTCGAGGGAATCTCGCACGCCGACAACCTGCGTCACGCTCAGACGGCGCCTGCGCGCACCGAGGTCTATACCACCAAGACGTACCACGATTCTTTCGACCCGATCCGAGCCGTCCGCACGAAGGAATACAGCTACATCGAGAATTACGCCGCACGCCCGCTGCTCGATCTGCCGTGGGACATCGCCGAAAGCGCGCCAGGACAGGCGGTTGCGCCGCTGACCCAGTCGCCGCGCCCTACGCGCGAACTCTACGACCTGCAGGACGATCCCACCGAAGTCCGAAACCTGCTCGGACCCGACGCCTCCGACAAAGCAGAGGCCATCGCGAACGACCTCGCGCTGCTGCTCAACGACTGGCGCGACAAGACCAATGACGTCATCCCGTCGGAGTTCGCGGGTACCCGAATCGCGCAGCGGTACACCGAAACCTATTTGCGAATTCACGGCCCGTCGGTGATCAGCCGCTCCGCCATCGCATCCCAACGAGGTATCGAGGAGGAGGAGAGCTCCAGACAATAG
- the eccD gene encoding type VII secretion integral membrane protein EccD — translation MASDSQLIGTNSSAVMPIVRVAVLASGGPDSAGGGRVTDMALPTELPLREILPAVRRMAMATDDGDSSDSVQLSLAPIGGAPFSLDATLNTVGVVDGDLLALQRVPAGPPAPRIVEDIGDAAVIFSAAREKPWSASHIQRGATLALIALILTATVFATAHRLSVGGYAGLIAACGVAVLSVLVTMLAWGRAPKLATALSITALVPIAAALGLSVPGETGAAQVLLAAAGVTAWAIVSITVAERAIAVFTAVTVVGVGAVLTAGAATIWHLDTVVIASILIVLALAVTVQAPQLSATWSRLPAPVIPAPGDPTPPPPSLKVLQDLPRRVRVTDSHQTGFVAGGVVLATVGTWLMANPTGVSYWAWYVVGAVALGAVLRARVWDSAPCKAWLLAHPFLMGSLFLVGFAAEDRYTAAWWTLAALAGLTAVFVFAALVPRVASPDTYSLPMRRLVGFLASGVDASLIPVLAYLVGLFAWVLNR, via the coding sequence ATGGCGTCAGACAGTCAGTTGATCGGCACGAATTCATCGGCGGTGATGCCCATCGTTCGCGTCGCGGTGCTCGCCTCGGGCGGCCCCGACTCTGCGGGCGGCGGTCGGGTCACCGACATGGCGCTGCCGACAGAGCTTCCGCTGCGCGAGATCCTGCCCGCGGTGCGGCGAATGGCGATGGCGACGGATGACGGCGACTCTTCTGACTCGGTGCAGCTTTCGCTCGCCCCGATCGGTGGTGCGCCGTTCAGCCTCGACGCCACACTGAACACCGTCGGCGTCGTCGACGGCGATCTGCTGGCGCTGCAACGGGTACCGGCCGGGCCGCCCGCGCCGCGGATCGTGGAGGACATCGGCGACGCCGCGGTCATCTTCTCCGCCGCACGGGAAAAGCCGTGGAGTGCAAGCCACATTCAGCGAGGCGCGACACTGGCCCTGATCGCACTCATCCTGACCGCAACGGTGTTCGCCACCGCGCACCGGCTGTCAGTCGGCGGCTATGCCGGGCTCATCGCGGCGTGCGGCGTCGCGGTGCTCTCCGTGCTCGTCACGATGCTCGCGTGGGGACGCGCGCCGAAACTCGCTACCGCGCTGTCGATCACGGCGCTGGTCCCGATCGCCGCGGCCCTCGGGCTCTCCGTGCCCGGCGAGACCGGCGCGGCGCAGGTGCTGCTGGCCGCGGCCGGCGTGACGGCATGGGCGATCGTCAGCATCACCGTCGCAGAGCGCGCAATCGCGGTCTTCACCGCGGTGACCGTGGTGGGTGTCGGCGCCGTCCTCACCGCCGGTGCTGCGACGATCTGGCACCTGGACACCGTCGTCATCGCCTCGATCTTGATCGTGCTGGCCCTCGCGGTCACCGTGCAGGCCCCGCAACTCTCCGCGACGTGGTCGCGCCTGCCTGCGCCGGTGATCCCCGCGCCGGGCGATCCGACGCCGCCGCCGCCCTCGCTCAAAGTGCTGCAAGACCTCCCTCGTCGGGTGCGCGTGACCGATTCGCACCAGACCGGTTTCGTCGCAGGCGGTGTGGTGCTTGCGACCGTGGGAACCTGGCTGATGGCCAACCCGACCGGAGTGTCGTACTGGGCGTGGTACGTGGTGGGTGCGGTCGCGCTCGGCGCGGTGTTGCGCGCCCGGGTGTGGGACTCCGCACCGTGCAAGGCGTGGCTGCTCGCCCATCCGTTCCTGATGGGTTCCCTGTTCCTCGTCGGGTTCGCAGCCGAGGACCGCTACACCGCGGCTTGGTGGACGCTGGCGGCGCTGGCGGGTCTGACGGCCGTGTTCGTGTTCGCGGCGCTCGTCCCGCGGGTCGCGTCGCCGGACACCTATTCGTTGCCGATGCGCCGTCTGGTGGGTTTCCTCGCCTCCGGAGTCGACGCGTCGCTGATCCCGGTGCTGGCGTATCTGGTTGGACTGTTCGCCTGGGTCTTGAATCGGTGA
- a CDS encoding alpha/beta hydrolase family protein, translating into MRNVTTSDTTPVDPPIPVPDVPGADATVQGLPRRADLTLRQRLIVDSSAVADIALRTAIASLLATTMLPTLVGGLRGSRARAEQNQLRFYAELASAKDPTLSFPAPTEVPRVASRPASPIAEWIAKGNVHNIRFDSSFEAVNPALREQCRGFTRNNVVHAQHWRHDDGPHPTLCVIHGFMGSPYLFNGLFFSLPWFYRSGYDVLLYTMPFHGSRAEKGSPFSGYGFFANGFSGFAEAMAQAVHDFRSIIDYLEFTGVDRISLTGMSLGGYTSALIASVDDRIQAVIPNVPVVAPDQTVDEWFPANKVVQLRSLLSNTDSELTKAAARFSSPLNYEPLVPKDRRLIITGLGDRLAPPEQAEMLWEHWDRCAFHWFPGNHILHVSQPDYLRRMTRFMRDFMFD; encoded by the coding sequence ATGCGGAACGTGACCACTTCGGACACCACCCCGGTGGATCCGCCCATTCCCGTTCCCGACGTCCCCGGGGCTGACGCGACCGTCCAGGGACTCCCGCGTCGCGCCGATCTCACACTGCGCCAGCGACTCATCGTGGACTCGTCCGCAGTGGCCGACATCGCCCTGCGCACCGCCATCGCCTCGCTGCTCGCGACGACGATGCTGCCGACGCTCGTCGGGGGGCTGCGCGGCAGCCGAGCGCGGGCCGAACAAAATCAATTGAGGTTCTACGCCGAACTGGCTTCGGCGAAAGATCCCACGTTGTCCTTTCCCGCGCCGACGGAGGTGCCGCGGGTCGCGTCACGCCCAGCCAGTCCGATCGCCGAGTGGATCGCCAAGGGCAACGTGCACAACATCCGATTCGACAGCAGCTTCGAAGCCGTCAATCCGGCGTTGCGTGAACAGTGCCGAGGCTTCACCCGCAACAATGTGGTGCACGCCCAGCACTGGCGCCACGACGACGGGCCCCACCCGACACTGTGCGTGATTCACGGCTTCATGGGTTCGCCGTATCTGTTCAACGGACTGTTCTTCTCGCTGCCGTGGTTCTACCGGTCCGGCTACGATGTCCTGTTGTACACCATGCCATTCCACGGCAGCCGCGCCGAAAAAGGCTCGCCATTCAGCGGTTACGGTTTCTTCGCGAACGGCTTCTCCGGCTTCGCAGAAGCCATGGCACAGGCCGTGCACGACTTCAGGTCGATCATCGACTACCTGGAGTTCACCGGCGTCGACCGGATCAGTCTGACTGGGATGTCGTTGGGCGGCTACACCTCTGCGCTGATCGCCAGCGTCGACGACCGGATCCAGGCGGTCATTCCGAACGTCCCCGTCGTCGCGCCCGATCAAACCGTCGACGAATGGTTCCCCGCCAACAAGGTCGTCCAACTGCGGAGCCTGCTCTCGAACACCGACTCAGAGCTCACCAAGGCCGCGGCACGGTTCTCGTCGCCGCTGAACTACGAGCCTCTGGTTCCCAAGGACCGGCGGCTGATCATCACCGGTCTCGGTGATCGGCTGGCGCCGCCGGAGCAGGCCGAAATGCTATGGGAGCACTGGGATCGCTGCGCGTTTCACTGGTTCCCCGGCAACCACATCCTGCACGTCAGCCAGCCTGACTACCTACGCAGGATGACCCGCTTCATGCGCGATTTCATGTTCGACTGA
- the eccE gene encoding type VII secretion protein EccE — protein MTIRIALALLLIVPAAMTYPWDSDQDWWILGVAVGVTLFVFAWWRGLFVTEMIGRVFAMWRRNHAKSKPTAAAEATVVLHVDDPAGMGLSLPTVAGYVERFGVRCDKVRVTNRDDDGVRTTWISMTLRAVDNLAALKARSADLPLSDTAQIVGRRLADHLREDGLLAVIVDEAPTPLTGGGREKWRGVREDSGFVSAYGIPLDDDLSDRLAELWSQPTETWTALEFGGTSAQPTVRALCAIRTAEPVRGTPIAGLTAQPGIQGLLLTALAPGSAERLDIPSSPLPQGLLEPAGWLVGGRWSVEHEIAHEAGHPA, from the coding sequence GTGACCATCCGAATCGCGCTCGCGCTGCTTCTCATCGTTCCCGCGGCCATGACCTATCCGTGGGATTCCGACCAAGACTGGTGGATCCTCGGTGTCGCTGTCGGCGTCACGCTGTTCGTATTCGCCTGGTGGCGAGGACTGTTCGTGACAGAGATGATCGGCCGTGTCTTCGCTATGTGGCGGCGCAACCACGCCAAGTCGAAGCCAACGGCGGCCGCCGAAGCCACCGTTGTGTTGCACGTCGACGATCCGGCCGGCATGGGCCTGTCGCTGCCGACGGTGGCCGGGTACGTCGAACGTTTCGGCGTCCGCTGCGACAAGGTCCGGGTGACCAACCGCGACGACGATGGCGTCCGCACGACCTGGATCAGCATGACGCTGCGCGCCGTCGACAACCTGGCGGCGCTCAAGGCCCGTTCCGCCGACCTCCCCCTGTCGGACACGGCCCAGATCGTCGGTCGCCGACTCGCCGATCACCTCCGCGAGGACGGTCTGCTGGCGGTCATCGTCGACGAGGCGCCGACTCCGCTGACCGGTGGCGGCCGCGAGAAGTGGCGCGGAGTCCGGGAGGACAGCGGATTCGTCTCGGCGTACGGAATCCCGCTTGACGACGATCTCTCCGATCGGCTCGCCGAGTTGTGGTCGCAGCCGACGGAGACGTGGACGGCGCTCGAATTCGGTGGCACCTCAGCACAGCCCACGGTGCGGGCGCTGTGCGCGATCCGGACCGCCGAGCCAGTACGCGGTACGCCGATCGCGGGTCTCACGGCCCAACCCGGTATTCAGGGCCTGTTGCTCACCGCGTTGGCGCCGGGGTCGGCGGAACGCCTCGACATCCCCAGCAGCCCACTGCCACAGGGACTGCTCGAGCCGGCAGGATGGCTGGTAGGCGGCCGTTGGTCAGTCGAACATGAAATCGCGCATGAAGCGGGTCATCCTGCGTAG
- a CDS encoding trans-aconitate 2-methyltransferase, producing MWNPDVYLTFADHRGRPFFDLMSRVAAESPRRVVDLGCGPGNLTVSLAQRWPDATIEAWDSSPEMVQAARERGVDADVGDVGDWVPQPDTDVVLTNAVLHWVPDHAELLVRWAGQLSAGAWIAMQVPGNFNAPSHEAVRTLARSDRWSELLQDFPFREGQVDDAAGYAALLADAGCRVDAWETIYVHELSGENPVLQWITGTALTPVKSRLDEAQWQQFREELIPMLDEAYPKRADGTTFFPFRRIFVVAQVK from the coding sequence ATGTGGAATCCCGACGTCTATCTGACCTTCGCCGACCACCGCGGCAGGCCGTTCTTCGACTTGATGTCGCGGGTGGCGGCCGAATCGCCGCGGCGGGTGGTCGACCTTGGATGCGGTCCGGGAAACCTCACCGTCAGCCTGGCGCAACGCTGGCCTGACGCCACCATCGAGGCTTGGGACAGTTCACCGGAAATGGTGCAGGCGGCGCGTGAACGCGGTGTCGATGCCGATGTGGGCGATGTGGGCGATTGGGTGCCGCAACCGGACACCGACGTCGTGCTGACCAATGCGGTGCTGCATTGGGTGCCTGATCACGCTGAGCTGTTGGTCCGATGGGCCGGTCAGCTGTCAGCCGGAGCCTGGATCGCGATGCAGGTTCCTGGCAACTTCAACGCGCCGTCGCACGAGGCCGTCCGCACGCTCGCCCGCAGTGACCGGTGGTCAGAGTTGTTGCAGGACTTCCCGTTCCGCGAGGGCCAGGTCGACGACGCGGCAGGATATGCCGCGCTGCTCGCCGACGCGGGCTGTCGGGTCGACGCGTGGGAGACGATCTATGTCCACGAGCTCAGCGGCGAGAATCCGGTGCTGCAGTGGATCACGGGAACGGCGCTGACGCCGGTGAAGAGCCGGCTCGACGAGGCACAGTGGCAGCAGTTCCGCGAGGAGCTGATCCCGATGCTCGACGAGGCCTACCCAAAGCGAGCGGACGGCACGACGTTCTTCCCGTTCCGCCGGATATTTGTTGTCGCACAGGTGAAGTGA
- a CDS encoding phosphatase PAP2 family protein, with protein sequence MTSRTRWLLVSAVAAVAVYALMWLGITSGWAWLTAMDSAALDPAYRYGSKHPAWVTAWDIFCTVLSPNTFRLAGLVVVIVALWRRNWRLVGFVMLTAGLSGPLIELTKNLADRPRPPTALVSAYSQSFPSGHALGLMVGVLVLLSVVWPFVRPRLRWWVVVLGALIVVTIGIGRVVLNVHHPSDVIAGWALGYAYFAVCLAVLPPWVSVTAADETREELDIEP encoded by the coding sequence ATGACTTCCAGGACGCGTTGGCTCCTGGTGAGCGCCGTGGCTGCCGTCGCGGTATACGCACTGATGTGGCTTGGCATCACCTCGGGATGGGCCTGGTTGACGGCCATGGACTCGGCGGCTCTCGACCCCGCCTACCGCTACGGCTCCAAGCATCCGGCCTGGGTGACGGCATGGGACATTTTCTGTACCGTGCTCAGCCCCAACACCTTTCGTCTGGCCGGCCTGGTCGTCGTCATCGTCGCGCTGTGGCGCCGCAATTGGCGGCTCGTGGGTTTCGTCATGCTCACCGCAGGGCTGTCGGGCCCACTGATCGAGCTTACGAAAAACCTCGCCGATCGCCCGCGCCCCCCGACGGCACTGGTATCCGCCTATTCGCAGTCATTTCCTTCCGGTCATGCGCTCGGCTTGATGGTCGGTGTGCTCGTGCTCCTGTCGGTCGTCTGGCCCTTTGTGCGGCCACGGCTGCGGTGGTGGGTGGTCGTGCTGGGCGCGTTGATCGTCGTCACGATCGGCATCGGTCGCGTCGTGCTCAATGTGCACCACCCCTCCGACGTCATCGCCGGATGGGCCTTGGGCTACGCCTATTTCGCCGTCTGTCTAGCGGTACTTCCTCCCTGGGTCAGCGTCACGGCAGCGGACGAAACACGGGAAGAACTCGATATCGAACCTTGA